A single window of Vicinamibacteria bacterium DNA harbors:
- a CDS encoding DUF1326 domain-containing protein codes for MTSSKWWARGLLFENCSCQLVCPGHIHFDQLCTHERCQGYWAFRFEQGEIDGLSLAGRRAIIVFDSPQRMIDGGWTQVLVLDSETPREHQAALESLFNGERGGPWEILGRFVATRLKTRLLPIDMEDETQRKRVTIPGILESTVEALRGRNRDEPVRFENIFNQIHSPSQVIARGQARYDDGTIRFDNAQTHGLWSDFSWRVD; via the coding sequence CTCCAAATGGTGGGCGCGAGGTCTTCTGTTCGAGAATTGCAGCTGCCAGCTGGTCTGCCCCGGACACATCCACTTCGATCAGCTCTGTACCCACGAGCGATGCCAGGGTTATTGGGCGTTTCGTTTCGAGCAAGGGGAGATCGACGGATTGTCGCTTGCGGGGCGTCGGGCAATCATCGTTTTCGATAGCCCCCAACGGATGATCGACGGCGGGTGGACGCAAGTGCTCGTCCTCGATTCGGAGACACCCCGAGAGCATCAGGCTGCCCTCGAGTCGCTCTTTAATGGCGAGCGAGGCGGCCCTTGGGAAATCCTCGGTCGTTTCGTCGCGACGAGACTAAAAACGCGTCTACTCCCCATCGACATGGAGGACGAAACGCAACGCAAACGGGTCACGATCCCGGGAATCCTCGAGTCGACGGTGGAAGCCCTCCGCGGACGCAACCGTGACGAGCCGGTGCGCTTCGAGAACATCTTCAATCAGATCCACTCACCCTCACAGGTGATCGCTCGGGGACAAGCCCGCTACGACGACGGGACGATCCGCTTCGACAACGCGCAGACCCACGGACTCTGGTCCGATTTTTCCTGGCGAGTCGACTGA